The Solenopsis invicta isolate M01_SB chromosome 1, UNIL_Sinv_3.0, whole genome shotgun sequence DNA segment ttctttttgttacctgtaatttaaattgaagtcaATGCCGAAGCATCTTTAGCACAAAGATTTCAAACTAGACGTTTTTAATCCTGCTGTTCCGTTCAGATCTTtgacaaaattgtattttcttaCTGCCactaatattttatcttattaaaaacacCTTTTTCTGGCATTTATGATACTGTCTGTTAATGGATAATGTCTTTTCtgggaaatttattttttaaaattttttagtacattGATCTAAACAATACGACACTATGATCACTATGTTCATAAATAATCATCGGTAAAtgactatttaaaaaaataaaaataaaaataataagatttcgaaagaataaattgcaaattaatattttgtacatctAATTATCATAGaggttttattaatatattttttatttaaaaatgtaattatattatttttatttgttcatgaATGTAAATCTATTTGAGAAAATTCAAACAAAACACTAGGATTAAATTCTAATATTGTACGAGCATTCTAATATTGCACTAACCAACTCAATCGCATAATGTTTTGCTGCAAGAGCGAGGCACAGGGCAGTTGTTAGGTCCACAACAACAAACAGCAAAAATAATGCCCATTGCGGTAAATATTCCTGCATCTGGTTGAACACATACAATCCAATTGGAGTCTCGTGAAACAGATCTCCCTCGTACGGATCTATGCCAATCTTGTGCAGGTAAACTCCTTCGGTCACTGTAAAATCAAGAACGTATTGAACCGCAATTGCGAAATTAACCTGTCCctaattaatcaaaattgtatTCAACGCTAGAACTGTTGAAACAGTTACAAAataactttgtaaattttttgaaaattacttaaatttataatgGAGTATAGAGCGATTTAAGACTTCCCATAACTTTTgcagcaatatatatatacatacatatatatatatgtgtgtgtgtgtgtgttgtatgtgtgtgtatgtgtgtgtgtgtgattaaattgatcaatttattttctcctttctcctctatttaatttttgcaaaggtgtaattattcaaatatattaatatttgaatagtaaaaataaacgttatcagttctaatattaatatcattctGTACGCATGATTCAAATTTGGCCCTGTAAATTTCTTTTGGTTGATAAACTAAAAATCAAACATGAAACTAGGCTCATCTCGCTCGTGAAGAAGAATCGAGTTAAGGCAGGTCTCTAAGACTAACCTCTCTTCCAGGAGTTTAAGGCGGTCGACACCTCGACGCGGTTGCCGATGATCTTTTGGTATTCGGAGTTCATTATCAGCAGCCTGATGATGCCGGCCAGCGCGAAATTCGATAGCCACCTTCTCGACATGATCCCTTTATCCGATATTCTCGTTCTTACTACTACAATCGGTTCATTTGTCCCGCTCGTGGAGACGTAACCTTATCGTAACACCGGCGTCCGGGAGggcatattttttatatttatcaataaactGACAGTCTTACGAGTCACCTGCCTCGACTACGAGCGTCACTTGATTCGTGCGATACACCTCTACGCGTCGTACAATTATCCTTTTAATTGTCGCGATTGTGCGATCATACCGCGAACGCGGAGAGATGACCGCAGCAGCGCGCCCAAGCGCGCCCAAGCGCGCCGTCGATACTTTGTCGCGCCTCGCGCTCCACCGGGCTCCACGGCGACGCTCGACACGTCGCGACGTCGCTCGCTGGACACTCCCGATCCCCGATCCTCTTTTACGCAATAAAACGCGCGTTTATTTATCAATTACGCGTTGAAAGAACTACCGCATTTCGATGGAAATTTCATTCACCTTTGAATACTTTAGATGATTCAGATATCAAATTAtcatataatatgttatatattgtgtgtcattaataaatatcatttacagCTCGTATCCCATTGAGATTGATAAGAATTTTCATCTCAgtgtcaattaaatttaataattaattatgaagTTTTATTTAAGATCAAGTCACTCAGGACAAAATTACAAatgttgtaaattataattatacgttaTCATAATTTTGAGGTACCTATTAAACTGTTAtcctaaaaaataattaatcttttgtcataaaaatatacattattccTATAGacaactattattaaaaaactaaaatattagtgaaaaactttgaaattttattttaaaaaatcatttatctAATGGATCTATATATTCTTCGTTTCTTAGTATGTAACTTTTTGTTTAACTCGAATCGTTTTTCAGTTTAGACAATAGCACAATtgttatgataattatattccatatttttaaaaaaattatacaatatattctaGTACTTTctatacaaataaaacaaagtcatttatatagatattaatttgttgtcatgtcattaattattaattaaagaaacttaACTGTGCTTCTTATCAATCagttattaaaacttttattatgtaaattattattattgataataaataaataatggatAGGACACGCCGACTGCAAAAAATGTGGAACGCTTCACGATTTTGCGTGTCATCCTTGCGCAGGGGCCATGCTAATCTTCTCTGTATCGTTCCAATTTTAGTATATGTACTGCCGAAGCAAGTACGAAAGTGGGATTCTATAACGTTGCTTATATACTAAGTACTACATTCGAAGGCGCTAGCGAGAAACAGAAAGTTATACATATTTTCGCCACCTAGCGGTGAAATTAGGCATTTGCAATGTAACCTGAAAAACAGGCATGGAGTACACTAGTTCAGTTGCGGTGGGGTATCGAATACTAATAACTTTGGAAGTAAGTTGAAGACTATTTAATGATTGATCaatcaaaaaacaattttttgagattCAAGTCGTGATGTTGTTGCAAATCAAATTCTAATGTTTTCCTATTCTAAAGTTATTGAATTAAACTGAATATATTTTTGGTGTAAATTTTGTTAGAATTCttcacatataaattttttattatttttgtacgtatattagaatttttttaaatttctgtataattttataactttttttaacaaatttcacaaatttttttatataaattagaatataCTAGAAGtttgagcaagtctacattttgctacagaattttttatatatgtgaagTTTGAAATAGTCTAAGAATTCTCATTTTATAATTGTTGAAGAAAACTCATAAAACCTGAAAAgtcttaaagaattttattcaaaaatctttataaatcaaaaatgAAAGTCTTCAAAGTATTAgaagatatatgtataagaatGTTTTTTCATCAATCAGAGGTTTATGACGTTTAAGTGATTAAAGCAGAAGCTTCCTTTAAGTGAAAAGTTTACTTTAAATGATGTTTATTGTATTTGGTTTTTTGCTCACAGATCTGTTAGGAATTATGCGACTGAAAGGATGGAGATATGGTGTGTTTGTCGGAAGCTTCGTTGGACTTATAAGTATATGCTGTTATGCTTCCATGATAAGACCCATGTTAAATCCCGAACcgtatagtaaatatttttttctattaataaataactaaatgtCGCACAATAAACCATAATTTCGAGtagtaataatttaactttcttTTAGAGAGAATTCGAGAACGAGCCTTTTCAGACAGACCTGTATGATTAAAGTctggaaatttttataaaaatacttagaAAAATTCTGTATAAAGGATAAGTgatagatataaaattaaaatggattatttgttgtacaaaataaatgttaatatttattaaaactgtataattaattatgaagAGTACACAAGTCATAAAAAGAGATTGTACTCAAGGACTTTATGGGGTATTATTTTTCCCATGACTTATGTACTTTCCACATAATCGGACATTCGATTACCTGTACAATTATCACATACAAGAAATTTCATTCATAATCGACTAGAAATTTCGTTGCAAGTACATAGCCTTGtaattatacacacatatacacatacatgcacacacaacacacacacatggTAAGCCTTGTGTTAAAAATCATCGTCGTCGCACACGTCAAGGAAGACATCGAATGCTTGTCGATTACAACTGCCCTCCGCAGTGAAGACATACTTGTGATACGTGCCATCCATACACACAGctgaaattacaataaaatgaaAGGCTTAAGGATAAagtaaaatgtatcttttttttcttcttgagaTACACTACCTATCACAGAATTGTGTGTACCAAACGCGCATACACAGGCACATTCGGGAGGTACTGTAAAGGTAGCCAGTGCCCATTGGCTGTCGACGTAATTGCCCAGGAAACCCATGTTTGAAAAGCTAAAAGtgagataatatataaatttatatacatatacagtagTCTCCTTAACTATGACTCTATAGGGCGATAAGAGCCAGTATTATAGAATACCCTCAGTACGAGTACTTGCGTGAAAAAAATACACAGCGATTGGTAGACTCGTGCTGTGGTGAgggtattttataaaaaaaaggagataCGATATTAGTGTTTAAGAAAGTACGTGTGAAGGAATGTAAAGATTATAGAGGGCCAAAATTAAGGAGGTtctattgtacatatatatagcATAGCAAAATCACTATCTGATTTAAAGTGGCACTATTCACATACGTGGATCGTCGATTCAAGCTGGTATTTTTCAAAGCAAATATATGCACTGTCCCTTTATCGCTTGAGACGCACAAGAATTCTGAGTCTCTGCTAAACgttatgctaaaaaaaaaaattttatatatatatatatatatgtatatattaagaaacataattatgaaaaacattAATGGTACTATAGTAATGTTAATAACATGGCAATATTAATCTTGTAATACTGACCAGTAGAGTGTAGCAGGATCGGCACCGCGTCTCAATTCAACTAATAAATTTCTGCGCACAGAGTCCCACACTCTGATTAAAGTTCCCTGAACAGACGCAGTCGCGATCATGGTTCCATTTCCATTAACTGCCAGACACGCTAGTGCACCCTATTGTTATTGCAACATAtacatgaatataataaatagaggTATGACACAACTGTTCccattactattatattaagtatcaatttcaattaaatattaagtaactattaaatcaagttaaagCAACGAAGATGTTGAACAGCTTACTACTCTAGCAGTTTTGTATCTAGCACAAAAAAACTAGATTTAATTCTACTATACCACATATAAAGAACTTTGTATGGAAAAATACTGTGTAACATAAAAAGAAGAACCAAAAATATAAGTAGTAAATCTTGATATTGAACAAGGAAAAGCTATGTAATGAGAAGTCAAAATACCTGATGTGCTGAAAGAGTAACAGGTGCACTGGAACTACCAGCCTCAGTAGCTCCAAGATCTACCAATTGTACACTACCGAGTTTATGGCCAGGAAAGGCGAGCAATTGCCTCTGTGCTGTCGCGAACGTTGCTATTTCTACCAAACCTGTTGGATTGTCTCTAGTTTCGAGCGTCAGCAACCTTCGAACGGGTGTGGGAAATGAAAAGACGTGAATCTCTCGCTGTAGCGCCACTATCATTCTACAACATAAGAATTATCCTTTATAGTGTAAATgtccaatataaaaatttacataatgaGAAAAGTATAAGATTTCATACTTGTCCCTTCGCAATCTGACTGCTTTAATAGGACTGGTAAAGGTTACTTCCATGACAAACTTTTTTGACAGATCGTCATAAATTAGAACAGTATTATCGGCAAATTTAGCACGGTTACCGCCGCCCACTACGGCAATCACATTCGTTCTCCAGAGCATTTCAGCTATGGAAATACTTCCCATTAAATCGTTATCGAAATGTGCCTTCTCGACCAACGGATCAACATTATAGATTCTTAGTCCAGACTCCATACAGCATGTGAAACAACCTGTGAAAGAGAGGTAAtgtctcaaaataaaaaaaaataaaataaagtaaacataAAGAATCTTGCAGTTTTAGCTGCCAATTCAAATTTACCTTGATCCTGATTGAATCTCAGGTTATGAATGCCTCTCGCAGCCATCGTGACCCACGGCACGCACGCAATTGATAAACTCGACGAAGCGTCTCGGTGATTGATAACagatgcaatttttttcaacgGAATTCGAGATTATTTTCTCTCTtcagaaaaaatcaatttttaatggCAGTCCGATTTTTAAATCATGATCTACGGCCAGTTTGTATGCCAGAGAAAAATCTATTGAAATTTCAACACACTTCTATTATTTACAGTCAACAAGTGCTTTCTCATATATCAGCGAGCACGAATAGTTACGATAAGCAAAGAAGAAGGAAAGATCATTATTAATCAATGCGTCCCAAAAGTCACTAAAGAAAGATATTGAGACTTTTCTTGACCATCATACATTGAGAATTGAGATTGGTTGATTTCTCATTATTACTGAATGCTGTCCAATCAAAATTGTGATCACAGGGTTGCGTTCAGAAATATCACTCCTCTTTAGTGTTCACGAGTATGTCGTCTAGTAATATCGTGGAACATGGTTCCACAATCATAATAATCCAAGATCCAAGCAAATCAAAGTTAGATTAGGTTAGGTTTAGGTTAGGTTAATTTTTCTTACGATAACGTTGACGAGTATTTGCAAACAACGATTTCCTCATTTCCAGTGTTTTACCGACCCGAAACAGGTTTACCGTTTTTAGCGAGCAACGATGGATTTTCAGAATCGTCCTGGTGGTAaaaccggcggcggcggcgttgcCTCCTGGTCGGAGAGCAATCGCGATCGCCGGGAGCGGCTTCGTCAGCTCGCCCTCGAGACTATCGATCTAAACAAGGATCCGTATTTCATGAAAAATCATCTGGGCTCGTACGAGTGCAAACTGTGTCTCACTTTACATAACAACGAGGGCAGTTATCTAGCGCATACGCAGGGCAAGAAACACCAGGCTAATCTGGCTAGGAGGGCCGCGAAGGAAGCCAAGGAAGCGCCACAGACTCTCGCGCCGGAAAAGCCCCGGGTTGAGCCGAAGAAGTTTGTCAAGATCGGTCGACCGGGTTACCGTGTCACCAAACAACGCGATCCAGAGTCCGGTCAGCAGAGTCTGCTGTTTCAAGTGGATTATCCGGAGGTGGCGGATAACGTGATACCCCGACACAGATTTATGTCCGCCTACGAGCAAAGGGTCGAGCCGCCGGATCGCAAGTGGCAATATCTTCTGTTCGCGGCTGAGCCATACGAGACTATCGCTTTTAAAGTAAGAAGTTGCTTCGTTTCTTTGTTGAATGTTTCGATTACCCATTTCATCACTagattaaatatgttttaacaattaaaatagaaagttttgcttgtttgaatttaaatgatatctttaatcgtgcaaaaatttttataattttataggtACCCAGCAGGGAAGTGGAAAAGGCAGAGGGAAAATTCTGGACTCATTGGAACAAGGATACCAAACAGTTTTTCTTGCAATTTGCATTCAAGAATGAGAAGCCATCTGTGGGAAAAGTACCACCACCACCAGTTCCTTTAATAAGGCCAGGATTGGGTCCAATGGTACCTGTACCACCACCTCCACCCAGGCCACCCATGTTCAATCCAGTACCACCACCGCCAGCTCTCTTAGCAACTGGAATGCAAATACCTCCTCCACCACCTCACATAGCATAAGAAATCTGAGGACGAgacaaatcttttattataaaatttttttaagaagtgTCAGTGCTATTTTCATTATCAACATGCggaatcaattttattatgaattacaAAAGTCAAGAATGAATAGTTTTAGTCTATAATAATATGGaattcatttataaatataggACAACttgtaaaaaagatataaaaacgaGAAATGtgcttaaaaaaatgtttatttcatcgAAATACATCCTCCATAaattaatcttgatttttttgtttcacacgTTTCAGTGAAGTTTGAGTACTTGTGAAGTATACGCTTATAGAGATTGAAATTCTGCAAACAAAACGTGTATAGATTAGCATTTTCATTACCACTAATTTTAAGGTATTTTACAAAACTATTAGAGTGTTAACCCACATTAACGCAAagcatttcaataaaaatgctACAGTTTTCAGGCAGCTAGATTCACGACAGTAACAAAAAATTCgccaaatatttaaagaaaaataaacctACTCGATGATTACGCGCACAAAACACACGCACCACCAACTGCCTTGATTTTATCCTCGGCCTGTTTACTGAAGAATTTTGCTTTTACAATGACAGGTTGTTTCGGAAGGCGTCCTTTTCCCAGGAGTTTGTAATATCCctgaaaaagttaatattgaTCAGTATGTACTTTATGGACTAAAATATAAGTGcaaacttttaacataattgaATCATCACATTCAATGatgttttatatcataaaaaattttttaaaaatattttataatgatcaGAATGCAACATTCAACAGGGATACAAGTGTTGTACAGCACTTTTCAGTCCGCCCGTTGCAAATCATCatgtatggaaaaaaaaaacccgCGCGCACGCGCAATCATACAAAATTACAGTTAAAACACTACAGCTTACCGCTTTGACAAGATCGATTACAGGCGCTTTGCCTTCAACATCTTTGTACTTCAGTCGCGTCTGTTCAGACACCAAAGTCCATAATTTGTCTAAATTTATAGTAGGACACCATTTGGTGTTGCGTCGTAGATGATAATTCCTCATACCAagctgtaaaataaagaaacaaattagAAGATACAAACTTTTAACAACCCTTGTTTTACATGTTGCAAAATAATTCAGATATTTAAGAACAATCAATGTAATTCAGTTCGCCGGTGAAAAATATATAGTCTCATCAATATATAGGGCCAGTCTCGCTATTTCCAATTAGCCTAATCAACAGATTAAATTTGAGAATTATCAACTTTGCACAACTTAAAactaattgtattattttgtcattttttaaagaaaacaaaataatatcagTTGTAAGTTTTACATTAGTAATTCTCAAATTTAATCAGCTGGTTAAAGCTAACCAAAGATAGTAAGATTAGCCtagtctttttttttgtatacattattgtacaacaaatatatttttaccttTCCGAAATAACCGGGATGATACTTGTCAAAATTGATTCGGTGATGATGCAAACCACCGGCATTACCACGACCACCTGGATGCTTTCTATGTTTACCTGAAagatgtaaatgaaaaaaacagaatataaatcagtatattttcaatatacttgtgcagtaaaaagaaaaaccaaacaaattgatatcaaaagttaaaatttaatataattaaattatcgcatttaaatattttatcattatatttttaatatatcataatCAGAATGCAACATTCAACAGAGAAATAAGTGTTGTACAGCACTTTTCAGTCCGCCCGTTGCAAATCATCACatatggaaaatataaattatgtgtttgtattatatacacacacacacacacacacacacacaccacacacacacacacacacacacacacacagacacacacacacacacacacacacacacacacacacacacacacacacacacacacccaccaTATAAAATTAGTGTGAATCAGAAATGACCCAGCCACAGTCCTTTAAAAGTTACGTCTTCCAAGggttaacaaaaatttgattttttttgtcaaatatgTATCTTAAAAGATGATTAATAattgacaatttaattttatattcaagagCATCTTTTGTCTGATTCTAGTGGTATTAAAAGTTGATTTAACCAATGAAATCATATGTTTAAAGACCAAGGTTAATGCTTTGtaggtaatatttttatttactacgcaatctaaattttttaagtatttttttttagtattttaggTTTTCGAAacatctaaaaaaattcaaagttactttgtaacattttttaaaacctttatctattaaaaattttaagtgtttaataaaaattgaacttggacagtaaaatgtgaaaataaaatcactCTTGTGCCAAAACAGATTCAAGTTGCTTACAGAAAGTTAAAAAATGCTTTCCAATTAAAGCATAACGCATCATTGTTCACCAAATATTAAACCAGGCTAAATAATGTATTATGCATGCACTTGagataattttgaatataaaattggaCTGTGaatactgattttttttatttttgtcaagaTAGATCTTAATGTAcacttctaatttttaaaactaaagttaatttacattgttaGAAATGAACATTTATCacacaaatttataaatgtatatcataCTTGTTTATTCATTAGAGATtagacttttatttatttttacgtatatgCCTATAGCTATACTGTACCGTGCAAACTTACCCACGCGACCGTGGCCATGGCTCACGTGTCCACGGAGCTTCCTGGTCTTTTTCTTGTGTGTAGACTAAAGAAAcacaataaagaaataaaaagtagacaaacgctaataatatataaaatattattaatgcaaaaattatcggttaattcggaaaaaaattgaGGTTAATGATATCTACAGAATAGAGATCATTTAGGTTAACGTTTACTTTTAATGATTagatatattgcaatattgttttCGTTAGTATAATAAATACAGAAAGTTATCTACGATGATCTCAATTGTACGTTTATGGCAAATAAACGGTGAACGGAATGATGATGTTTCCGATATCGACAGATTTATTCCGAAAAGACCTCAAAACGAAAACACTCACCATCGCAAGAAAATGATGAAGGAAAAGAACCGCAGAGCATGGCGGAAGTAAGTACTCCCACCACAACAGCAGACTCCGCAGAGTGTCGCAGAGAACCGTATCAAGTCTGCCAATATAAATGAGAAATtaaccgtttgttttctgttcctgaactttctaaataagtgtacacccaaggactttaggcttgttttctattcctgcactagactgcactcgAACGTTTCTTCtcgctttcactaactttcaagtatatatctatttcattttaagtgcacactaattcagggagttcaggaacagaaaacaaatggtttgattctgtccatggggaaattttccaaactgcgaagtcgctatctttctacatacttacagttcatgattaacgtaacgaccaataagctctagtagtttcattaatcatgaaacgcgagtatgtagaaagtggtgacttctcagtttggaaaatttccccatggacagaatcaaagtccttgggtgtacagtcgtgagctaaaaggttgcaacacattttcttcgattgtttttgagatgtagacttgttcatcgaacggcgaacgtcattggttagttgaactaccgtcaagtttaacgccacggtcAAGTTtaacttctatcgcgtttcacaaccagattttaactctaggttacgtaaacctataatctatgcgaagaaacttcaacagacttatctttcttctagaacaagtagtgtgattggttgttaccgaagagtagggaatgagatattactagagtcctatataaagagagaagcgacattgatgtccgaagctctgattggtaatctgattgattggctaagcgagcagccatattgtgaccacagctgtttgcagaatgatacgaatggtgtttgatgacgttaaagcggtcccaaaatggcggtggaggactcaattggatactgaaggttgtggtgggggttcgatgtcgcttctcactttaggctgcgttcagattccccacccgagtgcacccaggcacctaaagagcgttcagattcctttagagtgcccctaccggacattaggtgggtcgttcactttatcactctgtctatcccgagagagtggaaaaaccacatgggtccttgagccgggtgaaacgagtgggtgacgtaaaggtgcgttccaaaatgtattgctataaaaatttctatatatttgtgataaagctcgtatatttaaaacaaatttaaaataaaaaaataaatttaatttaaaacattatagtaaataaaaattaaaatgtataaatataataaagaaaaacgttgtaacgttacgcctttccgccgccgaacgcaacgcgtaagagcaaacacgcgcgcgcgttcagctaagcatgccgcgatcacgcgctgccatgcgtgccgcgcgccgcgctcggcaagcgtccctactccggccggccccaccacgcgcgctgactagtacatacgaccgcgcggactgctatataagccggcagcgagcagccgagatcagatcactccgagccaccgatctcaaacctactccgctcctgcgccgggtattctcgacgctccttagcttgggcattctcaagcacttccccggaacgggcattctcgttctaactttctcgcgacgggaatactcgtcggtcctaacggctgggaatactcggccaatcccatcctccgttccgcgacgggaatactcgtcgtttccgcggctgggtattctcggccaacaggaaccgtccgtcccgcaattccgttctcggggattctcgagacccgcaccaccgtcggggatgcccgacaccgttctaaggctcattccgcaaacctgttccctacggggtgacaacaccccgcagggagagaccgcttaggtctctaccgtcgaccgCACTCGCGTATCGCGACTGTCCGCCGCGCGGGCCAATAGCGGCCCGTTTAACTGTACGAAAAGTTAGCCGCTTCGCGGCCCTCCGATCATTACTTCCGAGCGCTTGGCGCACAATTCCTGTCCGTTCGTTACGGAGTTTCTGGAATCCGCTCCGTTTAAAtagtaagtacgccgcgaatacatcgtgaccgttctcttgagtttcacgcgggccgacgaccgcgcaattaagcactcccgtGCCGTACTACCAATCGCGGAGTTCCTAAGATACGTACTCCTAAgtgttttagatattaagtgtaccgcgaatatattgtgaccgatctcttgatgtcacgcgggccgacgaccgcgcaattaagtgccGCAATACTATTCGAGTAGTTCAGTGTTACCCGATAACAATATCGGATCTGTATCgtttcattttgtactaaagcatagccaaatatatttaacctctttcgttttcactaccaaaccacggcgttatcattgaatacgaacccggacacccggcgagcacatccgagcatcctgtcctgaacctaaaatcccgtaaccgacaccgagaaagtaccagcgttacaacgttaataaccaagtaaagtttaaacgttttgtttattattctgtttatgtaattacagattaataaatattaatcttttattctattaatgtaaggtttcttggtctacagtctcacaaaatcgttatataaatatttatatttgagattagtatgttaaagatttttagtattattaaatattttctgatactaataaaatatactgtttgttttctgttcctgaactccctgaattagtgtgcacttaaagtgaaataatatatatttgaaagt contains these protein-coding regions:
- the LOC105198692 gene encoding WD repeat domain phosphoinositide-interacting protein 4 encodes the protein MAARGIHNLRFNQDQGCFTCCMESGLRIYNVDPLVEKAHFDNDLMGSISIAEMLWRTNVIAVVGGGNRAKFADNTVLIYDDLSKKFVMEVTFTSPIKAVRLRRDKMIVALQREIHVFSFPTPVRRLLTLETRDNPTGLVEIATFATAQRQLLAFPGHKLGSVQLVDLGATEAGSSSAPVTLSAHQGALACLAVNGNGTMIATASVQGTLIRVWDSVRRNLLVELRRGADPATLYCITFSRDSEFLCVSSDKGTVHIFALKNTSLNRRSTFSNMGFLGNYVDSQWALATFTVPPECACVCAFGTHNSVIAVCMDGTYHKYVFTAEGSCNRQAFDVFLDVCDDDDF
- the LOC105198694 gene encoding splicing factor 3A subunit 2, yielding MDFQNRPGGKTGGGGVASWSESNRDRRERLRQLALETIDLNKDPYFMKNHLGSYECKLCLTLHNNEGSYLAHTQGKKHQANLARRAAKEAKEAPQTLAPEKPRVEPKKFVKIGRPGYRVTKQRDPESGQQSLLFQVDYPEVADNVIPRHRFMSAYEQRVEPPDRKWQYLLFAAEPYETIAFKVPSREVEKAEGKFWTHWNKDTKQFFLQFAFKNEKPSVGKVPPPPVPLIRPGLGPMVPVPPPPPRPPMFNPVPPPPALLATGMQIPPPPPHIA
- the LOC105194016 gene encoding 60S ribosomal protein L27a encodes the protein MSTHKKKTRKLRGHVSHGHGRVGKHRKHPGGRGNAGGLHHHRINFDKYHPGYFGKLGMRNYHLRRNTKWCPTINLDKLWTLVSEQTRLKYKDVEGKAPVIDLVKAGYYKLLGKGRLPKQPVIVKAKFFSKQAEDKIKAVGGACVLCA